A region of Sugiyamaella lignohabitans strain CBS 10342 chromosome A, complete sequence DNA encodes the following proteins:
- the HSH155 gene encoding Hsh155p (U2-snRNP associated splicing factor; forms extensive associations with the branch site-3' splice site-3' exon region upon prespliceosome formation; similarity to the mammalian U2 snRNP-associated splicing factor SAP155; GO_component: GO:0005686 - U2 snRNP [Evidence IDA] [PMID 15565172]; GO_component: GO:0005686 - U2 snRNP [Evidence IDA] [PMID 16314500]; GO_component: GO:0071004 - U2-type prespliceosome [Evidence IDA] [PMID 16618970]; GO_component: GO:0005634 - nucleus [Evidence IEA,IEA]; GO_component: GO:0005681 - spliceosomal complex [Evidence IEA]; GO_function: GO:0003729 - mRNA binding [Evidence IDA] [PMID 12773561]; GO_process: GO:0008380 - RNA splicing [Evidence IEA]; GO_process: GO:0006397 - mRNA processing [Evidence IEA]; GO_process: GO:0000398 - mRNA splicing, via spliceosome [Evidence IPI] [PMID 16314500]; GO_process: GO:0000245 - spliceosomal complex assembly [Evidence IPI,ISS] [PMID 10688664]), with product MSEGMSYKVFKVLGDHISNDIEPEDVNGLKSRRRLVAQYTVPKDMVDELVDDDDDFDPLADRVKKKTIADRETSYQKRRFNRELSPERGQTENGEVDESRRYEEIMEERELEREEKRVTELIARKKQEEAESEGATIDGDRTPPPGDRTPPPEDTTPPPEPARKRRWDVGPADIKESTRVGVKKSRWDQPPNEVASMVKVRKSRWDQHPGPQTETPTIASPEEEEDSVKSLFTNELLDKLLPSDGYVIATPPANYVPIRITAHKLLSDPSNSGGTNGFVMLEDNSALAMAEASKELPTEISGIGELQYFKESDRKHFSKLLETTDPNSLSVDELKERKVMKLLLKIKNGAPPVRKSALRQFTDQAKYFGPKILFNQILPLLMEGSLEDQERHNLVKVIDRVLYKLGDLIRPYTHKILVVIEPLLIDEDLYARAEGREIISNLSKAAGLAHMIATMRPDIDHDDEYVRNATARSFAIVASTLGIPSLLPFLKAVCHSKKSWQARHTGVKIVQQIAILMGCSILPHLEGLVSCIGDGLTDQELKVRMITALALSSLAEAATPYGIESFEQILQPLWSGVRRHRGKGLAAFIRCIGFIIPLMDPEYANFYTREVMNILLREFNSPDEEMKKTVLKVIQQCAGTEGITPQYLREEVLPPFFKNFWVRRLALDRRNFRLVVDTTVELAQKVGGAEIIERIVDILKDESEPFRKMAVETVDKVISSLDANDISGRTEERLVDGILTAFQEQTVEDPVILNGFGTTVNALGYRTKPYIPQIVSSILFRLSNQSPAIRQQSADLIARIAVVMKKCDEDVLMGKLGQILYEQLGEEYPDVLGSILGALRSIVAVVGLNSMQPPIRDLLPRLTPILRNRHEKVQENAIDLVGRIADRGSEFVSAREWMRICFELLDMLKAPRKSIRRAANNTFGYIAKAIGPQDVLATLLSNLRVQERQSRVCTAVAIGIVAETCAPFTVLPALMNEYRVPELNVQHGVLKSMTFMFEYVGDMAKDYIYAVVPLIEDALTERDLVHRQTAATVVKHLALGCVGLGCEDAMIHFLNLIFPNIFVTSPHVINRLLEGIDGLRNSLGVGVTMNYIWAGLFQAAKKVRTPYWRMYNSAYVQSADAIVPYYPELEEPEYHRHELDIWI from the coding sequence ATGTCAGAAGGTATGTCTTATAAAGTTTTTAAGGTGTTAGGAGACCACATATCTAACGATATAGAACCCGAGGATGTGAATGGGCTGAAGTCTAGACGACGGTTAGTCGCCCAGTATACTGTTCCAAAGGATATGGTCGATGAGCTGgtagatgatgatgatgattttgacCCCTTGGCTGACagagtgaagaagaagacaattGCCGACAGAGAGACTAGCTATCAAAAAAGACGGTTTAACAGAGAATTATCGCCAGAGCGAGGCCAAACAGAAAATGGAGAAGTTGATGAGTCCAGAAGATATGAGGAGATAATGGAAGAACGAGAGCTAGAAAGGGAGGAGAAGAGGGTTACTGAACTAATcgcaagaaaaaaacaggAAGAAGCTGAATCTGAGGGTGCTACGATTGATGGCGACCGGACTCCCCCTCCCGGGGATCGGACGCCACCACCTGAAGATACCACTCCTCCTCCAGAACCAGCCAGGAAGAGACGATGGGATGTGGGTCCCGCCGACATAAAGGAATCCACTCGAGTAGGTGTAAAGAAATCTCGCTGGGATCAACCTCCAAATGAAGTAGCATCAATGGTGAAGGTTAGAAAATCTCGCTGGGATCAACACCCTGGACCTCAAACTGAAACTCCAACAATAGCGTCTCcggaggaagaagaagattcagTTAAATCTTTATTTACTAACGAACTTCTTGATAAGTTGCTTCCTTCCGATGGATATGTAATTGCCACCCCACCTGCAAATTATGTTCCTATTCGTATAACAGCACACAAATTACTATCAGATCCGTCTAACTCGGGCGGCACGAATGGTTTTGTTATGCTAGAAGATAACAGTGCATTAGCCATGGCCGAAGCATCAAAGGAATTACcaactgaaatttcaggaATTGGTGAATTACAATATTTCAAAGAAAGCGATCGAAAACATTTCTCAAAGCTGCTTGAAACAACCGATCCAAACTCTCTTTCTGTAGATGAACTCAAAGAGCGTAAAGTAATGAAGCTTTTATTAAAGATTAAAAACGGCGCACCGCCTGTGAGGAAGTCTGCATTGCGCCAGTTTACAGATCAGGCCAAATATTTTGGACCAAAGATTTTGTTCAACCAGATTCTTCCATTACTAATGGAAGGGTCACTGGAAGACCAGGAACGGCACAATCTCGTCAAAGTTATTGATCGTGTACTATACAAATTAGGGGATTTAATTCGTCCTTATACACACAAGATTCTAGTTGTAATCGAGCCATTACTCATTGACGAAGATCTGTATGCTCGAGCAGAAGGTAGAGAAATTATCTCAAACCTATCTAAAGCGGCTGGATTGGCACACATGATTGCCACTATGAGGCCAGATATCGACCATGACGATGAATACGTTCGTAACGCAACTGCACGTTCCTTTGCGATTGTAGCTAGTACTCTAGGCATTCCAAGCTTGCTTCCCTTCTTGAAAGCAGTCTGTCATTCTAAGAAGAGTTGGCAGGCAAGACATACAGGCGTTAAAATTGTCCAACAAATTGCGATTCTAATGGGATGCTCCATTCTCCCCCACTTGGAGGGACTAGTAAGTTGTATAGGGGATGGGCTGACTGATCAGGAGTTAAAAGTCCGTATGATTACAGCATTGGCTTTATCATCGTTGGCTGAAGCCGCCACTCCATACGGAATAGAGTCATTTGAACAGATTTTACAACCACTTTGGAGCGGTGTTCGTAGACACAGGGGTAAAGGACTGGCTGCTTTTATTCGATGTATAGGATTTATTATTCCCTTGATGGATCCTGAGTATGCCAATTTTTACACTCGTGAAGTTATGAATATACTACTTAGAGAATTTAATTCTcctgatgaagaaatgaaaaagactGTTTTGAAAGTCATACAACAATGCGCGGGCACAGAAGGTATCACGCCGCAGTATCTTCGTGAAGAGGTGCTGCCACCTTTTTTTAAGAATTTTTGGGTGCGTCGTCTGGCTTTGGATAGAAGAAACTTTCGACTTGTAGTCGACACTACAGTTGAATTAGCACAAAAGGTTGGGGGTGCAGAGATTATCGAGCGTATAGTGGACATTTTGAAGGACGAATCCGAGCCCTTTAGAAAGATGGCTGTAGAGACGGTCGATAAGGTCATAAGTAGTTTAGATGCCAACGATATCTCTGGTAGGACAGAAGAGCGCCTTGTTGATGGTATTTTGACAGCTTTCCAAGAACAAACTGTAGAAGACCCTGTCATTTTGAATGGATTCGGTACCACTGTGAATGCGCTTGGGTATAGGACTAAGCCATACATCCCACAGATTGTCAGTTCGATTCTTTTCCGACTAAGCAATCAATCACCTGCCATTCGCCAGCAGTCTGCTGACCTAATTGCAAGAATTGCAGTTGTTATGAAAAAATGTGACGAGGATGTGCTAATGGGTAAACTGGGACAAATATTATATGAACAACTAGGTGAGGAGTACCCAGATGTTTTGGGGTCGATTCTTGGTGCTTTGAGAAGCATTGTAGCTGTGGTTGGTCTAAACTCGATGCAACCTCCTATAAGGGACTTGCTTCCTAGGTTAACACCCATTCTACGAAATCGTCATGAAAAAGTGCAAGAAAATGCCATTGACCTGGTGGGCCGTATTGCTGATAGAGGTTCTGAGTTTGTTAGTGCCCGTGAATGGATGAGAATTTGTTTTGAGCTTCTAGACATGTTAAAGGCTCCGAGAAAGTCGATCCGTCGAGCTGCTAACAATACTTTTGGTTATATCGCTAAAGCAATCGGTCCACAGGATGTTCTTGCAACTTTACTGAGCAACTTGCGGGTCCAGGAAAGACAGTCGCGTGTTTGTACTGCAGTTGCTATAGGAATTGTCGCAGAAACATGTGCGCCCTTTACAGTTTTGCCAGCATTGATGAACGAGTATAGAGTTCCCGAGCTCAATGTTCAACATGGTGTTTTAAAATCCATGACATTTATGTTTGAATATGTGGGAGACATGGCTAAAGATTATATTTATGCGGTAGTTCCTCTGATTGAAGATGCTTTAACTGAGAGAGATTTGGTACATCGTCAAACAGCTGCAACTGTTGTAAAGCATCTTGCTCTTGGCTGTGTTGGTCTCGGGTGTGAAGATGCAATGATCCACTTTTTAAATCTTATTtttccaaatatttttgttaccTCGCCTCACGTAATTAATCGTCTTCTTGAGGGTATTGATGGGCTACGAAATTCACTAGGAGTAGGTGTTACTATGAACTATATCTGGGCTGGCTTGTTCCAAGCTGCTAAAAAAGTAAGGACTCCATATTGGAGAATGTATAACTCCGCCTACGTTCAAAGCGCAGATGCCATTGTCCCGTATTACCCCGAGTTAGAAGAACCAGAGTACCATAGGCACGAACTAGatatttggatttga
- the MAD3 gene encoding Mad3p (Subunit of spindle-assembly checkpoint complex; involved in delaying anaphase onset in cells with defects in mitotic spindle assembly; pseudosubstrate inhibitor of APC(Cdc20), the anaphase promoting complex involved in securin (Pds1p) turnover; MAD3 has a paralog, BUB1, that arose from the whole genome duplication; GO_component: GO:0033597 - mitotic checkpoint complex [Evidence IMP,IPI] [PMID 10704439]; GO_component: GO:0033597 - mitotic checkpoint complex [Evidence IDA,IPI] [PMID 11726501]; GO_component: GO:0005634 - nucleus [Evidence IEA,IEA,IEA]; GO_function: GO:0003674 - molecular_function [Evidence ND]; GO_process: GO:0007049 - cell cycle [Evidence IEA]; GO_process: GO:0000075 - cell cycle checkpoint [Evidence IEA]; GO_process: GO:0051301 - cell division [Evidence IEA]; GO_process: GO:0032837 - distributive segregation [Evidence IMP] [PMID 15951820]; GO_process: GO:0044774 - mitotic DNA integrity checkpoint [Evidence IGI] [PMID 16651657]; GO_process: GO:0007067 - mitotic nuclear division [Evidence IEA]; GO_process: GO:0007094 - mitotic spindle assembly checkpoint [Evidence IGI,IMP] [PMID 10704439]): MSIIPSAQLEGQVGSSIVQFSDIEDYKENIQPLREGRSAQSLANALAVTPLQAKDLRSPERQEFEKRISEASELDDPIEPYLEYIKWINNAFPQGQTSDSGLVNILERCTSQFRDASFYKDDPRYLKVWMQYAKYSDAPKEIFTYLARKEIGKNLSLFYEEYASYLEVNNCKNQANEVYQIGISVNARPLERLKRRYSEFSERLARNPPDANEPSSPVLPIIRPALALKGGPLSADPIPASVPSFNDGGVIPAKSKLQVFSDTTDSSSKATSSGGWDSIGSLASRKKENVIQPTSWTGQTLPTQGDYNVKKTLSVFKDTVSKELNIHLLGGFKLTKERHQCQESAKNA, from the coding sequence ATGTCGATAATACCGAGCGCTCAACTAGAAGGGCAGGTTGGGTCCTCTATAGTCCAATTTTCAGACATTGAGGATTACAAGGAAAATATTCAACCTCTCCGTGAAGGTAGATCAGCTCAGTCATTAGCCAATGCCCTGGCTGTCACACCCCTACAAGCGAAAGATCTAAGGTCGCCAGAACGTCAAGAGTTTGAAAAACGAATATCAGAAGCAAGTGAACTAGATGATCCCATAGAGCCATACTTGGAATATATCAAATGGATAAACAACGCATTCCCACAGGGCCAAACGAGCGATAGCGGATTGGTCAATATTCTCGAAAGATGTACGTCACAGTTCAGAGATGCCTCCTTTTATAAAGATGACCCACGGTACCTCAAAGTTTGGATGCAATATGCGAAGTACTCTGATGCTCCTAAAGAGATTTTCACCTATCTTGCTCGTAAAGAGATTGGCAAAAATCTGTCTCTGTTCTATGAAGAGTATGCTTCATATTTGGAAGTCAATAATTGCAAAAACCAAGCTAATGAAGTATATCAGATAGGAATATCTGTTAACGCTCGTCCATTGGAAAGGCTTAAACGCAGGTATAGCGAATTCTCCGAGAGGCTGGCCAGAAATCCGCCAGATGCTAATGAACCTAGTTCACCAGTGCTTCCTATTATTCGACCAGCCCTGGCCCTGAAGGGGGGTCCACTATCGGCGGATCCTATTCCAGCTTCAGTACCTTCTTTCAATGATGGAGGTGTCATTCCTGCTAAAAGCAAACTCCAGGTATTCTCTGATACTACGGATTCGTCATCCAAAGCAACTAGCAGTGGAGGGTGGGATTCCATTGGCAGCTTAGCGTCTAGAAAGAAGGAAAATGTCATACAACCTACATCATGGACAGGACAAACGTTACCAACTCAAGGAGATTATAATGTGAAAAAGACACTGTCTGTTTTTAAAGACACGGTAAGTAAGGAGCTGAATATTCATCTATTAGGAGGTTTCAAACTAACAAAAGAAAGGCACCAGTGCCAGGAAAGCGCGAAGAACGCATAG
- the GPI16 gene encoding Gpi16p (Subunit of the glycosylphosphatidylinositol transamidase complex; transmembrane protein; adds GPIs to newly synthesized proteins; human PIG-Tp homolog; GO_component: GO:0042765 - GPI-anchor transamidase complex [Evidence IEA]; GO_component: GO:0042765 - GPI-anchor transamidase complex [Evidence IDA] [PMID 11598210]; GO_component: GO:0005783 - endoplasmic reticulum [Evidence IEA]; GO_component: GO:0005789 - endoplasmic reticulum membrane [Evidence IEA]; GO_component: GO:0016021 - integral component of membrane [Evidence IEA]; GO_component: GO:0016020 - membrane [Evidence IEA]; GO_function: GO:0003923 - GPI-anchor transamidase activity [Evidence IC,IMP] [PMID 11598210]; GO_process: GO:0006506 - GPI anchor biosynthetic process [Evidence IEA,IEA]; GO_process: GO:0016255 - attachment of GPI anchor to protein [Evidence IEA]; GO_process: GO:0016255 - attachment of GPI anchor to protein [Evidence IMP] [PMID 11598210]): MFAYRLRLATSTIVLLLVLGLSQSITQVLAAPGLTNYTEHLTLQPLPRNSLLTTFTFESYSIPSTDPHGTSLEYAVFPRSLGQILEQSKTQELHLRFSQGWWDAENWGSPPEQGKYSGGLGVELWAWVEGEDLSAAKANWRKLVYTLSGLFCASLNFIDDATTTFPVKSFQPFGVVNDQDGSKFYLMRGALPREPVCTENLTPFIKLLPCKGKAGISSLLDGHKIFDAQWQGMAIDVSVECNEDGCRKKMTQTINAVIDVARSIQRKVSPVPVPTDFDKLRCDTTKSYNSQYHCFPLKESTDVDWLLSDIFGRQIQGSCPLAENEHHISIQTPETWNTAYISTSKSADDGSESTFISQEKSFKLEQDVPTNIRLNSHDSSKISSSPNQPVLVERSFTGHGLERGGIRSTFTNPSRDTPVRFVYFESFPWFMRLYLHTLQLQSQSLLESDEILSEQENILKDIYYLPAVDRKQPSQLEIEMILPPATSASLTYDFDKAHLFIEEYPPDANYGFDIAPGILTTINESDEPQYTIRTTSLLLQLPTPDFSMPYNVIILTGTVMALTFGNIFNLLTKRIVNEEEAEEIASQRPINQYIAKIKSLLEKRGSTNS, encoded by the coding sequence ATGTTTGCCTATAGGTTAAGGTTGGCGACATCCACTATAGTTCTTTTACTAGTGCTAGGATTGTCGCAATCAATTACTCAGGTTTTGGCGGCGCCAGGCTTGACCAATTACACAGAGCATTTAACATTACAACCACTACCGAGGAATAGTCTATTGACGACTTTTACATTTGAATCTTATTCAATTCCTTCCACTGACCCTCATGGAACCTCTCTTGAGTATGCTGTGTTCCCAAGATCACTAGGTCAAATATTGGAACAATCTAAAACGCAAGAATTACATCTACGGTTCTCCCAAGGTTGGTGGGATGCCGAAAATTGGGGATCTCCTCCAGAACAAGGAAAATATTCCGGTGGCCTTGGCGTGGAATTGTGGGCCTGGGTCGAAGGTGAAGATCTAAGCGCAGCCAAGGCTAACTGGCGTAAATTGGTATATACATTATCGGGATTGTTTTGTGCTTCACTTAACTTCATCGACGATGCTACAACTACATTTCCTGTCAAGTCGTTTCAGCCATTTGGGGTAGTTAATGACCAAGACGGTAGCAAGTTTTATTTGATGAGGGGTGCCCTTCCTAGAGAACCAGTGTGTACCGAGAACCTTACGCCATTTATCAAACTGCTGCCTTGTAAGGGCAAAGCAGGCATTTCTTCGCTACTTGACGGCCATAAGATTTTTGATGCTCAATGGCAGGGTATGGCTATTGACGTATCGGTTGAGTGTAATGAGGACGGGTGTCGCAAGAAGATGACCCAAACTATCAACGCCGTTATTGATGTGGCACGATCGATCCAGCGCAAAGTATCTCCTGTTCCAGTGCCAACAGATTTTGACAAGTTACGCTGTGATACCACAAAATCTTACAACTCTCAATATCATTGCTTTCCTTTGAAAGAAAGTACTGATGTTGATTGGCTTCTCTCTGATATCTTTGGTCGTCAGATCCAAGGTTCGTGTCCTTTAGCGGAAAATGAACATCATATTTCGATCCAAACACCTGAGACCTGGAATACCGCCTATATATCCACCAGTAAATCGGCAGATGACGGCTCAGAATCAACATTTATTAGCCAAGAGAAAAGTTTCAAGCTTGAACAGGACGTACCAACCAATATTCGACTCAATAGTCACGATAGCAGTAAAATAAGCAGTTCTCCAAATCAGCCAGTTTTAGTCGAGCGTTCCTTTACTGGACATGGTCTTGAAAGAGGAGGAATCAGGAGTACATTCACTAATCCTTCAAGAGACACGCCAGTTAGGTTCGTATATTTCGAGTCTTTTCCTTGGTTTATGCGTTTGTATCTTCATACCTTGCAACTTCAAAGCCAGTCTCTTCTTGAGTCAGATGAAATTTTATCTGAGCAAGAAAATATTCTTAAGGATATATACTATCTACCTGCAGTAGATCGCAAGCAACCATCGCAGCTTGAGATTGAAATGATTCTTCCCCCTGCCACATCTGCTTCACTCACATACGATTTTGACAAGGCACATCTTTTTATTGAAGAGTATCCTCCAGATGCAAACTACGGTTTTGATATTGCACCTGGTATTCTAACGACCATAAACGAATCTGACGAACCTCAGTATACTATTAGGACCACGTCACTACTCCTACAACTCCCTACCCCTGATTTTAGTATGCCATACAACGTTATTATATTGACAGGTACCGTAATGGCACTAACTTTtggaaatattttcaacctTTTAACAAAAAGAATTGTCAACGAAGAGGAAGCGGAAGAGATCGCTTCTCAACGACCCATTAACCAGTATATCGCAAAAATTAAGAGTCTTCTGGAGAAAAGAGGCTCTACCAACTCATAG
- the BUB1 gene encoding protein kinase BUB1, producing MTFHTKAATEEVYEMFNQSLKNDSEDESDHMYSDNEEDFEEDGHDDGDDDDEKDNEYSQYQGNISSANGSKEEKASNSDEQYESYSNNSRGDEVLVSNALATPARGLQAHSRKARMPAMTPIAEATETTGPHSPILERSLVNAAHESVRRSVWHKIEPVLEAAGVYKRINLDCKKSDQFKKALKSIKTGEKSSKTASNLVIEFPQVNDIFCLKKILGEGAYGSVYLAESGSGQWKAIKVESTVLPWEFYTVLTAQERLVSSRDFHSIIGVDALYAFNDEQYMILDYISQGTALDLVNLANSVSEGNSGLEEVVAIFFTIELLRVIQSLHNVGIIHGDIKPDNIMIRLPETPADMWSKYYRRDGTEGWGEMGIVLVDFGKSIDTNLFPEGTQYLADWDLDPDQDCVEMRRNQPWDYQTDYHGLAGVIHLMLFGKFLKIQEELVEGELILRLATPFKRYWQRDLWNQLFECLLNSKLAASKLGYEGLPLNSHLENLRHQFEDLLEQKSEGQGISLKSSLIGLQQELRQRKGR from the coding sequence ATGACTTTTCACACTAAGGcagcaacagaagaagtatACGAGATGTTCAATCAATCGCTTAAAAATGATAGCGAAGATGAGTCAGATCACATGTATAGTGATAATGAGGAAgattttgaagaagatggtcATGACGAcggagatgatgatgacgagaaAGACAATGAATATAGTCAGTACCAAGGTAATATTAGTAGTGCTAATGGCAGCAAGGAGGAGAAGGCTAGTAATAGTGATGAGCAGTATGAGAGCTATTCTAACAACTCAAGAGGAGATGAAGTATTAGTATCAAATGCCCTGGCGACACCTGCTAGGGGCCTCCAGGCACACAGCCGAAAAGCTAGAATGCCTGCCATGACTCCTATTGCCGAAGCCACTGAAACCACTGGTCCTCATTCTCCCATATTAGAGAGATCTCTCGTCAATGCAGCCCACGAGTCAGTTAGAAGGTCTGTCTGGCATAAAATAGAGCCAGTACTCGAGGCAGCTGGAGTCTATAAACGCATCAACTTAGACTGCAAAAAGAGTGACCAGTTCAAAAAGGCTCTTAAAAGTATTAAAACTGGCGaaaaatcatcaaaaaCCGCATCTAATCTGGTGATTGAATTTCCGCAGGTTAACGATATCTTTTGCTTAAAAAAGATACTTGGTGAGGGTGCATATGGATCGGTCTACCTAGCCGAGTCTGGCTCAGGTCAATGGAAAGCCATAAAAGTTGAATCAACAGTGCTCCCTTGGGAATTTTACACCGTTTTAACTGCCCAGGAGAGGTTAGTATCTAGTCGGGACTTTCATTCAATTATAGGGGTGGATGCATTATACGCCTTCAACGATGAGCAGTACATGATATTAGACTATATTTCTCAAGGAACAGCGCTTGATTTGGTAAACCTTGCCAATTCCGTTAGTGAAGGCAATTCAGGATTGGAAGAGGTTGTTGCAATTTTTTTCACAATCGAACTTCTCCGCGTAATTCAGTCCCTACACAACGTGGGTATTATACATGGAGATATCAAGCCAGACAACATTATGATCCGTTTACCAGAAACCCCTGCTGACATGTGGAGCAAGTATTATAGACGTGATGGTACTGAAGGTTGGGGAGAAATGGGTATTGTGTTGGTGGATTTTGGTAAAAGCATCGACACCAATTTATTCCCTGAAGGGACTCAGTATTTGGCTGATTGGGATCTTGACCCAGACCAAGATTGCGTCGAGATGAGGAGGAATCAGCCCTGGGATTATCAGACAGATTATCACGGATTAGCAGGCGTTATCCATTTAATGTTGTTTGGAAAGTTCCTGAAGATCCAGGAAGAGCTAGTTGAAGGAGAACTGATACTACGGTTAGCCACGCCATTCAAACGATACTGGCAGCGGGATCTTTGGAACCAACTATTTGAATGTTTGCTGAATTCAAAACTTGCAGCCTCAAAGCTTGGATATGAAGGATTACCACTCAATTCGCATTTGGAAAATCTAAGGCATCAGTTCGAGGACCTTCTCGAACAGAAAAGCGAGGGCCAAGGAATCTCCTTGAAATCGTCGCTGATTGGATTACAGCAAGAATTGAGGCAGAGGAAGGGAAGGTAG